Genomic DNA from Salinibacter pepae:
GTGCGAGGGGCTGCGCCTTCAGATTGGCAAGTTGCTCGGCCGCCAGGGTGGCCGTGCGGTCCGTGGTGCTGAGTGCGTCCAGGATCGGCTCCAGCCGCGGGCCAAGGTTCGTGGTGTCGGCGCGCAGTGTGTCCGGGGGCGTTTGGGCAGTCGTAGGGGACGGCCCCGTGAAGACGGCGAGCAGGCCGAGTAGGAGGGGCAGGGCACGTTGAGGAACGAGGCGTATCGGAGACATGGAAACACCGCTACCAATGAACGTCGAGCGACGCGGAGGGCGTCCAGCCGAGCTCGGCGTGTTGCTCGGCGGCAACGTGTGCCTGCAGCCAGCCGAGGTGGAGTCCAATGCCTCCGGTGAATCGGGGGGGAGCGGTCGTTACGCCCGCGCGAAGTGCGATCAAAGGGAGGGGGCGAACTTCGAGGCCGCCCCGGACGGCGGCGGGAAAGGCGCGGTCCTTGAAGACGTCCACGAGGACCCGAAGAGCGTCGCCCGCACGGTACTGAAGGCCCACCGATAGGGTCTGGGGCAGGGGCTCTCCCTCCACCAGCGAGGGGCCGTTGACGTTCGTGGCGTGGGCCCCCAGGTCCAGCGACGACAAGAGGGGGAGGAGAAGGCCGAGGTGCAGCCCCACGGTGCCGGCGCTCCCGTATCCGTCGATGCGTGTATGGTAGTACCGCCCCGTGAGCCCGAGGTGCACGTGCCGACTGGTCCCGAATGAGAGCCCACGCGCATACCCCAGACTGTAATGAACCTCCCGATATCCGTCGCCCCCGAAGGTGCTGGCGCCGCCGGACACGCTTCCCCACGCGGCGGGCCAGGTGCCCGCCACCGACCCGTACCGAAGTGCCGAAAGCCCGAAGGCTTCCCGGGCGAAAAACGAGACTACCCGGTGAGAGCGCCGGGCGGCCGCGGCCGGATTGCCGTGCACGCCGGAGGCTGTCGTGAGGGCGGTCGAGGCGTATCCGAGGGCCGATGCCCGGGCCCCGCCGAACAGGTCGTACGTGGATTGCCCGTGCGCCGGGGACGAGCCGGCCACCAAGCACCCAGCGATAAGAAGCCCCAAGAGATGACGCATGGCGGAGGGCGACTGGTGCCATGACTTTGGGTACTAATCGTACTCGTTTGTTTTTAAAAAATCAAATATTAAAAACGATAGACGGGAACGAGGGTCGGGACGAGTGGACCGCACGAATGCCAGAGGAGACCGCGTCAGAAACCTCACGGCGAGGGGAGAGGTAGCATGATTCCGCTACCAACTGCTCATCTGTCTCCTCCAGAGCTGTGGTTCGAATTCCGGCGGCTGTGTGGGGACTTGCCGTCCTGGGGACGCTTTTGCTCGCGTCTCCGGCGGGCGGACAGGAATTGCGCTGCCGCGTCCAGATTGACGACTCGCAGATCAGCGGGGCCGAGTCGGAGTTTGACTTTCTCGACGATCTTGAACGCCAAATCCGGGAGTACATGAACCAACGCTCCTGGACCGACGATGCGTTTCGGCCCCACGAGCGCATTTCCTGCTCGATGCAAATTGTCCTCCAAGAGTCGATCAGCCTGTCCGAGTTTCGGGCCCGGCTCGTCGTCACGACCCGGCGCCCCATTTACGGGACCTCGCAGTCTTCGGTCGTCGCCCGTGTGAACGACCCAGAGTGGCGCTTCGAGTACAGTCGAGGCTCGTCCCTCAATCACGATCTCGACCGGTACAACCCGCTGACGTCGGTGCTCGACTTCTACGCCTATCTGATCCTCGGGTACGACTACGATACGTTCAGTCCGCTCGGCGGAACGCCTTTTTTCGACCGGGCACAGACCGTGGCCGATCAGGCCGAGGGAAGTGGAGACCCGGGCTGGTCCTCGGTGGGGACCCAGCAGACCCGCGTGCAGCTTCTTTCGAACCTGCGCGCCCAGCGCCATGAGCCCCTGCGTCGGGTGTACTACAAGTACCACCGAAAGGGCCTGGATCGGTTCGTGCAGGAGACCGAAGCGGCCCGAGAAACCCTGTTGGAGGTGCTCCGGACGCTCCGGACCCTCCGCGACCGTCTGTCGCAATCCGATGCCCTGAACCTCTTTTTCGCGACGAAAAACCAGGAGTTAACCGCAATCTTCGAGGAGAGTGATCTTGAAGGCCAGGCGCAGGGTCTACTCGTCCAAATGGACCCCTCCCACTCCTCGCAGTACAACCGCCTTGCGGAGTGAACCGCCCCGTTTCCGTCGGGCGCTGCGGAATATGTTCGAATCATGTGTTCAGATTTTTGGGCCGGGGACCATCCGGTGGGCTGCTTCGTTCATGCCCGTTGCATCCATACCCCCCGAGGCACGTTAGATCTGTGTCGTCCTCGTGTCTACGAAGCCACGAATCGGTCGGGGGCGCCCTGCACCGAAATCCGCTCTTTTGATCGAGTCGCGTCAGGTACGATATGTCAGACAAGGACGGAGAAGCAAAAGAAAAGGCCCTCGACCTCGCCGTTGAGCAAATTCAACGGGACCACGGCGAGGGGGCAATCATGCGTCTCAGCGACGATCCCAACCAGGAGGTGGAGGCGATTCCGACGGGCTCCCTCGCGCTCGACGATGCGTTGGGGATCGGGGGGGTCCCCCGTGGACGCATCACCGAAATCTTTGGGCCCGAGTCCTCCGGCAAGACGACCCTCGCAGCCCACGTTGTTGCGGAGGCCCAGAAGCTTGGCGGGACGTGCGCGTTCGTGGACGCCGAGCACGCGTTCGATCCGAACTACGCCGAGCAGCTCGGGGTGGACACGGACGAGCTTCTGATTTCGCAGCCGGACACCGGCGAGCAGGCCCTCAACATTACGGACACGCTGGTGCGCAGTGGCGCGCTCGACGTGATTGTCATCGACTCTGTGTCGGCGCTCGTGCCGCAGGCAGAACTGGAGGGGGACATGGGCGATACCCACGTCGGCCTGCAGGCCCGCCTCATGAGCCAAGCCCTCCGCAAGTTGGCGGGCACCATCAACCGCACGAA
This window encodes:
- the recA gene encoding recombinase RecA; this encodes MSDKDGEAKEKALDLAVEQIQRDHGEGAIMRLSDDPNQEVEAIPTGSLALDDALGIGGVPRGRITEIFGPESSGKTTLAAHVVAEAQKLGGTCAFVDAEHAFDPNYAEQLGVDTDELLISQPDTGEQALNITDTLVRSGALDVIVIDSVSALVPQAELEGDMGDTHVGLQARLMSQALRKLAGTINRTKTALIFINQIRMKIGVMFGNPETTSGGRALKFYSSVRMDIRRIGAVKDGQDVVGNRTRVKVKKNKVAPPFKEAEFDLIYGEGISSLGEIIDLGTEYDILQKRGSWYSYQDETIAQGRENTKEWLEENDEQRDEIKSALRGEIGLATVEEDSEEDEEEAEAAAEEA
- a CDS encoding DUF4835 family protein, which produces MWGLAVLGTLLLASPAGGQELRCRVQIDDSQISGAESEFDFLDDLERQIREYMNQRSWTDDAFRPHERISCSMQIVLQESISLSEFRARLVVTTRRPIYGTSQSSVVARVNDPEWRFEYSRGSSLNHDLDRYNPLTSVLDFYAYLILGYDYDTFSPLGGTPFFDRAQTVADQAEGSGDPGWSSVGTQQTRVQLLSNLRAQRHEPLRRVYYKYHRKGLDRFVQETEAARETLLEVLRTLRTLRDRLSQSDALNLFFATKNQELTAIFEESDLEGQAQGLLVQMDPSHSSQYNRLAE